A section of the Verrucomicrobiota bacterium genome encodes:
- a CDS encoding aminomethyl transferase family protein: MQHRGFGGRARPVEIRSPRRAGKDPRALRPHPRRRGLGRVPPTRATMRPLALHDLHAARGATFAEVQGCEVVSHYGDAAAEHAALRSRAVVFDLGFRSRLCLTGADRVAFLHGQVTNDVKALAPGAGCYAALVTARAKMVSDLNLWRLQDELLLDFEPGLAAAVTGRLEKFIVASDVQVLDASPHFGHLSVQGPRAAELLARADLPAEAPGLNLSSVSVDDAALGQQLVMNLPRAGTAGFDIFATGSATAGLLEKLLEAARHVGGRAAGWQALEWARVEAGIPRFGADMDETTLPPEAGIESRAVSYSKGCYAGQEVIARIRTYGQVARRLCGLRLADELAPLPPRGEQLLKDGKEAGFVTTAIASPALKANIALAYVRREACVMGTELTLSPGTGASMARVVALPFA, translated from the coding sequence ATGCAACATCGTGGATTCGGAGGCCGAGCGCGACCGGTTGAAATCCGATCTCCGCGACGCGCAGGGAAAGATCCGCGTGCGCTGCGGCCTCACCCACGACGGCGCGGATTAGGCCGCGTCCCGCCAACCCGCGCGACGATGCGGCCGCTCGCCCTACACGACCTTCACGCCGCGCGCGGCGCGACCTTCGCCGAGGTGCAAGGTTGCGAAGTTGTCTCCCACTACGGCGATGCAGCCGCCGAACACGCGGCGCTGCGTTCGCGAGCGGTTGTGTTCGACCTCGGATTCCGCAGCCGGCTCTGCCTCACGGGCGCGGACCGCGTCGCGTTTCTTCACGGGCAGGTCACCAACGACGTGAAGGCGCTCGCGCCCGGCGCGGGCTGCTACGCTGCGCTCGTCACCGCGCGCGCGAAGATGGTATCCGACCTCAACCTCTGGCGCCTTCAAGATGAACTCCTGCTCGATTTCGAGCCGGGCCTCGCCGCGGCGGTCACGGGCCGGCTCGAGAAGTTCATCGTCGCCTCCGACGTGCAGGTGCTCGACGCGTCGCCGCACTTCGGGCATTTGAGCGTGCAAGGCCCGCGCGCGGCGGAACTCCTTGCGCGCGCCGACCTCCCCGCGGAAGCGCCCGGGCTCAACCTCTCGTCCGTCTCGGTTGACGATGCCGCGCTTGGGCAACAGCTTGTGATGAACCTTCCGCGCGCGGGCACGGCGGGATTCGACATCTTCGCGACCGGGTCAGCCACCGCAGGACTGCTGGAAAAACTCCTCGAAGCCGCTCGCCACGTTGGCGGCCGGGCCGCGGGCTGGCAGGCGCTGGAATGGGCGCGCGTCGAGGCGGGCATCCCGCGGTTCGGCGCCGACATGGATGAGACCACGCTTCCGCCCGAGGCCGGCATCGAGTCGCGCGCGGTCAGCTACTCGAAGGGCTGCTACGCCGGGCAGGAAGTCATCGCGCGCATCCGCACTTATGGACAGGTCGCACGAAGGCTCTGCGGCTTGCGGCTCGCGGACGAACTCGCCCCCCTGCCGCCTCGCGGCGAGCAACTCCTGAAGGACGGCAAGGAAGCCGGCTTCGTCACGACCGCCATCGCTTCGCCCGCGTTGAAGGCGAACATCGCGCTTGC